Proteins from a single region of Runella sp. SP2:
- a CDS encoding DUF6600 domain-containing protein, translating to MMTFNNFRALFLALGVAVTLFAAQKSWAQNYDYEPSYDEFYDELSPYGDWMDYPSYGRVWRPRVEPDFQPYGTNGRWEMTEYGNTWVSDYPWGWAPFHYGRWTFDNYYGWVWIPGYEWGPAWVTWRSGGGYYGWAPLGPGMGLDINININIPHNYWVFVPDMYIRSPRVYSYCVPRNRISGLWGGTSYLNNYYRYNNRSYVFGPHRRDLERVTRNRVYVYRADDLYRNYRRNDYNRNDRYSQNNRSYPQRQYDNRMGQNNSRYNDRSMPQSRRESEERWENRSQNTPRRDDDRNSQGQRNDGRRDEGRYQQPQPRYEQPQQRQEQPQQRYEQPRGGAERTWQGGGERDSSPQRRSEGQSPSRSTERSETPRNDRGGWQGRGSAQSSPSGEQQGERGGRRIRD from the coding sequence ATGATGACTTTCAATAACTTCCGCGCGCTATTTTTGGCTTTGGGTGTTGCCGTGACACTCTTCGCAGCCCAAAAAAGCTGGGCCCAAAACTACGACTACGAGCCTTCGTACGATGAGTTTTACGACGAGCTTTCTCCTTATGGCGATTGGATGGACTATCCGTCGTACGGACGGGTATGGCGCCCCCGCGTAGAGCCTGATTTTCAGCCCTATGGTACCAATGGGCGCTGGGAAATGACCGAATACGGCAACACGTGGGTGTCGGATTATCCGTGGGGCTGGGCACCGTTTCACTACGGACGCTGGACGTTTGACAACTACTATGGCTGGGTGTGGATTCCTGGTTATGAATGGGGGCCTGCTTGGGTAACTTGGCGCTCGGGTGGCGGCTACTACGGCTGGGCACCGTTAGGCCCAGGGATGGGGCTGGACATCAATATTAACATCAACATCCCGCATAACTACTGGGTGTTTGTTCCCGATATGTACATTCGTAGCCCGCGTGTGTATAGCTACTGTGTGCCACGCAACCGCATCTCTGGTTTGTGGGGTGGAACATCCTACCTCAACAATTATTACCGATACAACAACCGTTCGTACGTGTTTGGCCCTCACCGCCGTGACCTAGAACGCGTGACTCGCAACCGCGTGTATGTGTATCGCGCCGATGACTTGTACCGCAATTACCGCCGCAACGATTATAACCGTAACGACCGTTATTCACAAAATAACCGCTCGTATCCACAGCGGCAGTATGACAATCGCATGGGGCAAAACAACTCACGCTACAACGACCGTTCTATGCCTCAGTCGAGACGAGAAAGCGAAGAGCGTTGGGAAAATCGCTCGCAAAATACACCTCGGCGTGATGACGACCGTAACTCACAAGGTCAGCGTAACGATGGCCGTAGAGACGAGGGACGTTATCAGCAACCTCAACCCCGTTACGAACAGCCACAACAACGCCAGGAACAACCCCAGCAACGCTACGAACAACCGCGCGGTGGTGCTGAGCGTACTTGGCAGGGTGGAGGAGAAAGAGACAGTAGCCCCCAACGCCGTAGCGAAGGACAAAGCCCTAGCCGTTCGACAGAACGGAGCGAAACGCCCCGCAATGACCGTGGAGGATGGCAAGGACGTGGCTCAGCCCAGTCGTCGCCTTCGGGAGAACAACAGGGTGAACGAGGAGGGAGAAGAATAAGAGATTGA
- a CDS encoding PspC domain-containing protein: MNNKPLRRIQSEAVLGGVAAGLADYFGMDKALMRVILIVLMIFAKGFPIVLLYIILWVALPVGESSTPAVGLENSWQYPDDMAPKKTSNRGIEIVGYGLLLIGGFMLFDRLFYWMHLQKYIPAAILIGIGLFLILRHNNSQSGTPTSSVDSDRATPSWTDSAPISSWQPPASTEPTAPTTPSSDEPKEDKSPDEPKA; the protein is encoded by the coding sequence ATGAACAATAAGCCCTTACGCCGAATACAAAGTGAAGCCGTTTTAGGCGGTGTCGCTGCTGGTCTTGCCGATTATTTCGGAATGGACAAAGCTTTGATGCGTGTTATCCTTATCGTCCTAATGATTTTTGCGAAAGGGTTTCCCATCGTATTATTATACATCATTCTGTGGGTAGCCTTACCAGTAGGCGAATCATCAACTCCCGCCGTTGGGTTGGAGAATAGTTGGCAGTATCCCGACGATATGGCTCCTAAGAAAACCAGTAATCGTGGAATAGAAATCGTAGGATACGGTTTACTTTTGATTGGCGGATTTATGCTTTTCGACCGTCTTTTCTACTGGATGCACCTACAAAAGTACATTCCAGCGGCGATTTTGATTGGCATTGGTTTGTTTTTGATTTTGAGACACAACAACTCCCAAAGCGGAACGCCAACTTCCTCGGTGGATAGTGACCGTGCTACCCCTTCGTGGACGGACTCAGCTCCTATCTCTTCGTGGCAGCCGCCTGCTTCTACCGAACCGACCGCCCCAACGACGCCATCTTCGGACGAACCAAAAGAAGACAAAAGCCCCGATGAGCCAAAAGCTTAA
- a CDS encoding LytTR family DNA-binding domain-containing protein — MNVLIIEDEKLTAQRLAHLLHRYDPEIRVLAQIPSVTNAINWFENPQHPKPDLLFLDIHLEDDLGFRIIEKLQLTIPVIFTTAYHEYTLRAFKANSIDYLLKPIDFEELKAAVDKFKRLRQPLVPEVNLNAMLQLFGQNQVAYKDRFMVTVGAKLRSIQTSEIAYFSFEDRATILTTHDNLRLSVDYSLDKLTQLLNPHDFFRVNRSLLVSLSAIQVAHAYSGGKIKLELTPPYKQEVFVSGDRIADFKEWLGK; from the coding sequence ATGAACGTATTAATTATTGAAGATGAAAAACTGACGGCCCAGCGGTTGGCTCATTTGCTGCATCGTTACGATCCCGAAATTCGGGTATTGGCACAAATCCCCTCGGTGACAAATGCAATCAATTGGTTCGAAAACCCCCAACATCCCAAGCCCGATTTGTTGTTTCTGGATATTCACCTAGAAGACGATTTAGGGTTTCGGATTATCGAAAAACTTCAGCTGACGATTCCTGTCATTTTTACCACCGCTTACCACGAATATACCTTGCGGGCTTTTAAAGCCAATAGTATTGATTATTTGTTGAAACCGATTGATTTTGAGGAGCTAAAAGCGGCAGTTGATAAGTTTAAACGGCTGCGACAACCGCTTGTTCCTGAAGTAAATCTCAATGCAATGCTCCAACTTTTTGGGCAAAACCAAGTGGCTTACAAAGACCGTTTTATGGTAACGGTGGGTGCAAAATTGCGGAGTATTCAAACCAGCGAAATTGCTTATTTTTCGTTTGAAGACCGAGCTACGATTCTTACCACGCACGACAACCTTCGCCTCAGCGTCGATTACAGCCTTGATAAGCTTACGCAGTTGCTCAACCCGCATGATTTTTTTCGGGTCAATCGCTCCCTGCTCGTTTCCTTGTCGGCGATTCAAGTTGCCCACGCGTATTCGGGCGGTAAAATAAAGCTAGAATTGACGCCTCCTTATAAACAAGAAGTTTTTGTGAGTGGTGATCGCATTGCTGATTTTAAGGAGTGGCTGGGCAAATAA
- the rhaT gene encoding L-rhamnose/proton symporter RhaT, translating into MESILGVIFHSIGGFASGSFYMPYKKVKGWSWESYWIIGGLFSWLIVPPLAAWLTIPGFSEIIKATSSDVIKLTIFFGLLWGIGGLTYGLGVRYLGMSLGNSVTLGFCSAFGSLLPAIFYAVYPTEGKVSIIDMINSRSGQVVLLGIAVCLLGIFICGKAGMMKENELSTEEKQKSVAEFNVGKGLVVAIISGTLSACFNFGIEAGKPMADAAVAAGMNPLYQNNVIYVVLLWGGLTTNFIWCMILNSRNKSFGDYLNPATPLVKNYVFSALAGTTWFLQFFFYGMGESKLGNGASSWILHMATIILTANLWGLYFKEWKAVSPRTFRTIVLGILTMLVSVVIVGIGNSL; encoded by the coding sequence ATGGAGTCTATTTTAGGCGTTATTTTTCACTCAATAGGGGGATTTGCCTCGGGTAGTTTTTATATGCCCTACAAAAAAGTAAAAGGATGGTCTTGGGAAAGTTATTGGATTATCGGGGGGCTATTTTCGTGGCTCATCGTGCCGCCTCTGGCCGCTTGGTTAACCATTCCAGGTTTTTCCGAAATCATCAAAGCTACTTCCTCTGATGTTATTAAACTGACCATTTTCTTTGGACTTTTATGGGGAATCGGCGGGCTTACTTACGGGTTAGGAGTTCGTTATTTGGGTATGTCGCTTGGCAACTCCGTAACTTTAGGATTCTGTTCGGCGTTTGGGTCATTGCTTCCCGCTATTTTCTACGCAGTTTATCCAACCGAAGGGAAAGTGTCTATCATTGATATGATTAATTCGCGTAGCGGACAAGTGGTGTTGCTGGGAATTGCCGTGTGCTTGCTTGGTATTTTTATTTGTGGAAAGGCTGGAATGATGAAAGAAAACGAGCTTTCTACCGAAGAAAAACAAAAGAGTGTGGCGGAGTTTAACGTGGGAAAAGGGCTAGTTGTGGCCATTATTTCGGGAACGTTGAGCGCTTGCTTTAATTTCGGTATCGAAGCTGGAAAACCCATGGCTGACGCCGCCGTAGCAGCGGGCATGAATCCGCTTTACCAAAACAACGTGATTTATGTGGTGTTACTTTGGGGAGGACTAACAACCAATTTTATTTGGTGTATGATTCTTAACAGTCGCAACAAATCGTTTGGCGATTACCTCAATCCCGCCACGCCACTTGTCAAAAACTATGTATTCTCGGCACTTGCAGGCACTACCTGGTTCTTGCAATTTTTCTTCTACGGAATGGGCGAAAGCAAACTGGGCAATGGGGCTAGTTCGTGGATTCTTCACATGGCAACCATCATCCTAACGGCCAACTTATGGGGTTTATACTTTAAAGAGTGGAAAGCCGTTTCTCCCCGTACCTTCCGCACGATAGTATTAGGGATTCTTACCATGCTCGTTTCGGTGGTTATTGTGGGGATTGGCAATAGTTTATAA
- a CDS encoding AraC family transcriptional regulator, protein MIDTLYTLKFDLLHIGYASLGNDWQFDGVLSPFSRLYFITEGEAWVYHNQQKYVLKPGYMYLIPKFSVSRYHCDTNMQQYYISFLDDSESGLSVFDILPFVYEAKASHFDKELFQRLLDLHPGRAILKSDPKTYDNRADLLSFNQKYPPTNEHHLIETQGILLQLVSRFIRPTTAFDNTSDKHRRSDIGFVLRFIHTHLDKKLTVEQLADLQGLNCDYFSRQFQKILGVRPLDYIINKRLERAKLLITTSSLSLQEIADRVGVFDIYYFSKLFKSRFGIAPSQYRKQVPELD, encoded by the coding sequence ATGATTGACACACTCTACACCTTAAAATTTGACCTCTTGCACATTGGTTATGCTTCGCTAGGCAATGATTGGCAATTTGACGGCGTGTTAAGCCCCTTTTCCCGCTTGTACTTTATCACCGAAGGAGAAGCTTGGGTTTATCATAATCAGCAGAAATACGTATTAAAACCTGGGTATATGTACCTCATTCCCAAGTTTTCGGTCAGTCGTTATCATTGCGACACCAACATGCAGCAATATTATATCTCCTTTTTAGATGATTCCGAGTCGGGGCTTTCGGTATTCGACATTCTACCGTTTGTGTATGAGGCCAAAGCTTCTCATTTTGACAAGGAACTGTTCCAGCGCTTATTGGATTTACACCCAGGCCGTGCCATCTTAAAAAGCGACCCTAAAACCTACGATAACCGCGCAGATTTGCTCAGTTTTAACCAAAAATACCCTCCAACCAACGAACACCATCTGATCGAAACGCAGGGAATTTTACTTCAGCTAGTATCTCGATTTATCCGCCCTACCACTGCCTTCGACAATACTAGCGACAAACACCGCCGTAGTGACATCGGTTTTGTACTTCGGTTTATTCATACGCATTTGGATAAAAAGCTGACAGTAGAGCAATTGGCTGACCTTCAGGGGCTGAATTGCGATTATTTTTCGCGGCAATTCCAAAAAATATTGGGCGTTCGCCCGTTGGACTATATCATCAATAAACGGCTAGAACGGGCCAAATTATTGATAACGACTTCTTCGCTTTCACTGCAAGAAATTGCCGACCGAGTAGGTGTGTTTGACATCTACTATTTTTCTAAACTGTTTAAAAGCCGTTTTGGAATAGCGCCAAGCCAGTACCGAAAACAAGTCCCTGAGCTTGACTAA
- a CDS encoding c-type cytochrome domain-containing protein — MMTVAEYIGRFHPLLVHLPIGILLFGFALMLYQKVRRAELTEAISLAWLAGAIAALLSCGAGWLLVQSGDYEAEAVQVHQWTGLATAALSFLTYAFVKYRWLLASATVILLTIAGHYGGNLTHGEGYLSFVNRPTEASDTTAVVIAPEVTKQDSLVAANQPQVRRTFFYRDQVVPILEKNCYSCHSAKKKKGGLRLDTEAFIQKGGKNGGVLVAGNPQKSKLFSYLLLPHDDEMHMPPKGKRQLTSQEVAILHHWIAKGASFKEEVEVIQNQQPSEVEASAILPLTFPAALADCTIVPQKETHAVASVETSILAKPTDAPTTSTVAYFQQQQVTLTPVQQGTGYVAANFVNVKAYQPSMLKELSRVQGQLVRLRLSNQPVRDEELKPLSTLTNLNRLNLENTQITDAALAELKQLPKLEQLNLYGTAVTDEGIQQLATYPQLKVVYLWKTKVTPQGIERLKRAKPTLKIEDGQQRLTLPDTNKTTKTQS; from the coding sequence ATGATGACCGTTGCCGAATACATAGGCCGTTTTCACCCACTTTTAGTGCACCTCCCCATCGGTATCCTATTGTTTGGATTTGCGTTGATGTTGTACCAAAAAGTCCGAAGAGCGGAGTTAACTGAGGCTATTTCGCTGGCGTGGCTGGCCGGGGCGATTGCCGCATTGTTGTCGTGCGGGGCGGGCTGGCTGTTGGTGCAATCGGGCGACTACGAAGCGGAGGCCGTGCAGGTACACCAATGGACGGGGCTGGCAACGGCTGCGTTGAGTTTTTTGACCTACGCTTTTGTAAAATACCGCTGGCTATTGGCCTCGGCAACGGTGATTCTATTGACCATCGCAGGGCATTACGGCGGTAACCTGACGCACGGCGAAGGTTATTTGTCGTTTGTTAATCGACCCACTGAGGCATCTGATACGACGGCGGTGGTCATTGCGCCTGAGGTAACAAAACAAGATTCGTTGGTAGCGGCCAATCAGCCCCAAGTTCGTCGCACGTTTTTTTACCGCGACCAAGTGGTGCCTATCCTAGAAAAAAACTGTTACAGTTGTCATTCGGCGAAGAAAAAGAAGGGCGGACTGCGGCTTGATACCGAAGCTTTTATCCAAAAGGGAGGTAAAAATGGGGGAGTGTTAGTAGCGGGAAATCCGCAAAAAAGCAAACTGTTTAGCTACCTGCTGCTTCCGCACGACGACGAAATGCACATGCCACCCAAAGGCAAACGCCAATTAACTTCCCAAGAAGTAGCCATACTGCACCATTGGATTGCGAAAGGGGCATCGTTTAAGGAAGAAGTGGAGGTTATTCAGAATCAGCAACCGTCGGAGGTGGAAGCCTCGGCGATTTTGCCACTTACCTTTCCCGCTGCGCTTGCTGACTGCACGATTGTTCCTCAAAAAGAAACACATGCCGTGGCAAGCGTCGAGACGTCGATATTGGCGAAACCAACCGACGCACCTACTACCTCGACGGTGGCGTATTTTCAGCAACAGCAGGTGACGTTGACGCCCGTCCAGCAAGGAACGGGCTACGTAGCGGCCAATTTTGTGAATGTAAAAGCGTACCAGCCGTCGATGTTGAAAGAATTGAGCCGCGTGCAAGGTCAATTGGTACGGTTGCGTCTTTCCAACCAGCCCGTGCGCGATGAAGAGTTGAAGCCGCTGAGTACCTTGACCAACCTCAACCGACTCAATCTTGAAAATACACAAATTACGGATGCGGCGTTGGCCGAATTGAAGCAATTGCCGAAATTAGAACAGCTAAATTTGTACGGTACGGCGGTGACCGATGAAGGTATTCAACAATTAGCGACTTATCCACAATTGAAGGTCGTTTATTTGTGGAAAACCAAGGTAACTCCGCAAGGAATTGAACGGCTCAAACGCGCCAAACCAACGTTGAAAATAGAAGATGGACAACAAAGACTCACGTTGCCCGATACCAATAAAACCACAAAAACGCAATCATAG
- a CDS encoding sensor histidine kinase, translating to MNLAPSDFLSKRQQLQLAWSVVIVYLPIRIYINIHDLSQVPILQRLPLWMMEVTVNVLFFFLWINVIEWVQKRLFSWFGRGFLMEFKIPAQLAMFSMATVLAIMFNIGFRGLWSFAEDSLEQRFGLAPNHSPENSVAHHFTKQQKKKANMGLTILAMLSAFYLASNRRAYQQLENVQLKAERLEKENVKTQFNALKNQVSPHFLFNNFSILSSLVETDSEQASKFLQQLSKVYRYILEQSDNERSSLKGELEFIETYLFLLKMRFDEKLKVEIEIPELVANRYSIAPLTLQLLVENAVKHNRMSAEEPLLVSIHCDETYLSVVNPIQPRPQSEPSTGLGLNNIVNRYKLLTSTPVSITQKEGMFRVTIPLLT from the coding sequence ATGAATCTAGCTCCTTCTGACTTTCTCAGCAAACGCCAACAACTCCAACTTGCTTGGAGTGTGGTGATTGTTTATTTGCCAATTCGGATTTATATCAACATTCATGACCTTAGCCAAGTCCCGATTTTGCAACGCTTACCGCTCTGGATGATGGAGGTGACAGTCAATGTGCTGTTTTTCTTTTTGTGGATTAACGTCATTGAGTGGGTGCAGAAACGGTTGTTTAGCTGGTTTGGTAGGGGATTTCTGATGGAATTCAAAATCCCCGCTCAATTGGCGATGTTTTCGATGGCTACCGTGTTGGCGATTATGTTCAATATCGGCTTTCGGGGTTTATGGAGTTTTGCCGAAGATTCGCTCGAACAACGTTTTGGTCTTGCCCCAAACCATTCGCCCGAAAACAGCGTTGCGCATCATTTTACAAAGCAGCAAAAGAAAAAGGCCAACATGGGCCTGACCATTTTGGCGATGTTATCGGCCTTTTACTTGGCCTCCAACCGACGGGCATATCAACAACTGGAAAACGTGCAACTAAAGGCCGAGCGGTTGGAAAAAGAAAACGTGAAGACGCAGTTTAATGCTTTAAAAAACCAAGTTAGCCCTCATTTTTTGTTCAATAATTTCAGTATCCTTTCTTCCTTAGTAGAAACCGATAGCGAGCAAGCAAGTAAATTTCTTCAGCAACTTTCAAAAGTTTATCGGTATATTTTAGAACAAAGTGACAACGAACGTAGTAGTCTCAAAGGAGAGTTAGAGTTTATTGAAACGTACCTATTTTTGTTAAAAATGCGTTTTGATGAAAAATTGAAAGTCGAAATTGAGATTCCTGAGCTGGTTGCAAATCGGTATTCGATTGCCCCGCTGACGCTACAATTGTTGGTTGAAAACGCCGTCAAACACAATCGAATGTCGGCCGAAGAGCCGCTGCTGGTTTCTATTCACTGCGACGAGACGTATTTGAGCGTGGTTAATCCGATTCAGCCTCGTCCCCAGAGCGAACCTTCGACGGGCTTAGGACTGAACAATATCGTCAATCGATACAAATTACTAACCTCAACTCCCGTTTCTATCACCCAAAAAGAGGGGATGTTTAGAGTTACCATACCATTGCTTACATGA
- a CDS encoding M56 family metallopeptidase: MILYVLKFTVVSAVLLMVYHFLLRKEKVYVFSRFFLVFGLAFAALVPFVPIQLPSTVAPVPTYLSHETAIISPNLTPKATTTPPFVQQTVEKTTTIVPSLEQLVGGLYLLVASLLFVRFVQNLWLMRKSIGQHPVVRQGQLRIVLLPQAITPYSFWNYVFVNETEYQQGSIEPEIWQHEEAHIRQKHTFDILWSEFFKIIGWFNPAVWYYRHAIALNHEFLADEWVLRAHPNPPVYQYLLLHRLCHHTHLALSSSFNYKVTKTRFAMMQKNTTPLRAFGLKAAAFAVLLGVGIAFADLSWAQTPAPPTIQPASSAKAPSNPDGASPEMITEYQTLVNKYVTKGVHNGKEWSRLDRPNETDRARLEVLFKSMSETQQLQQQYAMNPPLGPLPRITPTEKEFESYKNPKIYGLWIDGKKVPNSVLNNYKASDFSQVFISRLYKNAQATIGYKYKFQLDLETTAYYEKNRAETLADKRYYLGFNMAKWKKENAEKGK; this comes from the coding sequence ATGATACTCTACGTGCTCAAATTCACCGTTGTGTCAGCCGTGTTGCTGATGGTTTATCATTTTTTGCTGCGAAAAGAAAAAGTCTATGTCTTTAGTCGCTTTTTCTTAGTGTTTGGGCTGGCTTTTGCTGCCCTCGTGCCCTTTGTCCCTATTCAACTTCCTTCTACGGTCGCGCCCGTACCTACCTACCTCAGCCATGAAACAGCCATTATTTCCCCCAACCTTACGCCAAAAGCCACAACAACTCCTCCTTTTGTGCAGCAGACAGTTGAAAAAACAACCACTATTGTCCCTTCTTTGGAGCAACTCGTTGGCGGGTTGTATCTGCTGGTAGCCAGCTTATTGTTCGTACGTTTTGTCCAAAATCTTTGGCTTATGCGAAAGAGTATTGGGCAGCACCCCGTCGTTCGGCAGGGTCAATTAAGGATAGTTCTTCTTCCCCAAGCCATCACTCCGTACAGTTTTTGGAATTACGTTTTTGTCAACGAAACCGAATACCAACAAGGCAGCATCGAACCCGAAATCTGGCAACACGAAGAAGCGCACATTCGTCAGAAACACACTTTTGATATTCTTTGGAGCGAGTTTTTCAAAATTATTGGCTGGTTCAATCCCGCAGTTTGGTATTACCGCCACGCGATTGCTCTCAACCACGAGTTTTTGGCCGACGAATGGGTACTTCGCGCCCATCCCAATCCGCCCGTTTACCAATACTTACTGCTCCACCGCCTTTGCCACCACACGCACCTTGCTCTGTCGAGTTCATTTAATTATAAAGTCACCAAAACCCGTTTCGCCATGATGCAAAAAAACACAACTCCTCTCCGCGCCTTTGGCCTTAAAGCTGCTGCTTTTGCTGTCCTTTTGGGCGTAGGCATTGCTTTTGCCGACCTTAGTTGGGCGCAAACCCCTGCTCCTCCGACTATTCAACCTGCTTCTAGCGCAAAAGCCCCATCCAACCCCGACGGAGCTTCTCCCGAAATGATTACCGAATACCAAACCCTGGTTAACAAATACGTTACAAAAGGTGTACATAACGGCAAAGAATGGAGCCGATTGGATCGCCCCAACGAAACCGACCGTGCCCGTTTGGAAGTGCTTTTTAAGTCGATGAGTGAGACGCAGCAGTTACAGCAGCAGTACGCCATGAATCCTCCTTTAGGGCCATTACCAAGAATTACACCTACGGAAAAGGAGTTTGAATCGTACAAAAATCCGAAAATTTACGGACTCTGGATTGATGGCAAAAAGGTACCTAATTCGGTGTTAAACAATTACAAGGCATCGGATTTTTCGCAAGTGTTTATTAGCCGACTTTACAAAAACGCCCAAGCGACGATTGGTTACAAATACAAGTTTCAGTTGGACTTGGAAACAACGGCATACTACGAAAAAAACCGAGCAGAAACCTTGGCAGATAAGCGTTATTATTTGGGTTTTAACATGGCCAAGTGGAAGAAAGAAAATGCAGAGAAAGGCAAATAA
- a CDS encoding BlaI/MecI/CopY family transcriptional regulator: MQLSKAEEQLMEYLWRQGPIFMKDLIEAHPDPKPAATTVATLLKRMQDKGFVGYETFGNSRQYHALVTKEDYFGKHVKGLIQQFFGNSASQFASFFTTATDLSETELEDLKSVIEQQIKNKQQ; the protein is encoded by the coding sequence ATGCAACTTTCTAAAGCCGAAGAACAACTCATGGAATACCTCTGGCGGCAAGGCCCCATTTTCATGAAAGACCTCATTGAGGCCCATCCCGACCCGAAACCCGCCGCTACTACCGTTGCTACTTTGCTCAAACGAATGCAAGACAAAGGCTTTGTGGGCTACGAAACCTTTGGAAATTCTCGACAATACCATGCACTTGTGACCAAAGAGGATTATTTCGGGAAACACGTCAAGGGATTGATTCAGCAATTTTTTGGCAACTCTGCTTCTCAATTTGCCTCCTTTTTTACCACGGCCACCGACCTCTCCGAAACCGAGCTTGAAGACTTAAAAAGCGTGATTGAACAACAAATCAAAAACAAACAACAATGA
- the thrC gene encoding threonine synthase, with product MILYSTKNAQLKASLEEAVFRSLPADNGLYMPEHIPSISPDFLANIEQRSFNEIAFEVSKTLLSDDIPEADILRIVERAFDFDAPVVPIEDKTYCLELFHGPSMAFKDFGARFMASLMSYFLVRSQQEIRILVATSGDTGGAVAQGFHNVPGINVTILYPSGKVSDIQEKQLTTLGGNVTALEVDGTFDDCQALVKQAFLDDELNKKYNLASANSINISRLIPQSFYYFRAYAQVKQLGLPVVFSVPSGNFGNLSAGLLAYRMGLPVAHFIATTNRNNVVPNYLSNGNYAPVPSVETISNAMDVGNPSNFVRMTRFFGDEWPKVKQDISGFWFNDDQTKAAMREVYDRTGYLMCPHTAVAYLGLKEYTNLTQKEVAGVFLSTAHYAKFLNVVEEALGTGDVEIPTRLSDLLSKEKVATPMTKQFADFKAYLLG from the coding sequence ATGATTTTATACAGTACCAAAAATGCACAGCTCAAAGCCTCATTAGAAGAAGCTGTTTTTCGTAGCCTTCCTGCCGATAATGGGTTGTATATGCCCGAACATATTCCCAGTATTTCACCCGATTTTTTAGCGAATATCGAGCAACGTTCGTTCAACGAAATTGCGTTTGAAGTATCAAAAACACTTCTGAGCGACGACATTCCCGAAGCCGATATTTTGCGCATTGTGGAGCGGGCCTTTGATTTTGATGCGCCAGTTGTCCCTATTGAAGATAAAACGTACTGTTTGGAGCTATTCCACGGGCCGTCGATGGCTTTCAAGGATTTTGGGGCGCGCTTTATGGCTTCGTTGATGTCCTACTTTTTGGTACGTTCGCAGCAAGAAATACGCATTTTGGTGGCTACATCGGGAGATACAGGTGGCGCGGTAGCCCAAGGGTTTCACAATGTCCCTGGCATCAACGTAACGATTTTGTACCCTAGTGGTAAGGTCAGCGATATTCAAGAAAAGCAATTGACCACCTTGGGCGGAAATGTAACCGCGCTAGAAGTCGATGGTACATTTGATGACTGTCAGGCGCTGGTAAAGCAAGCATTTTTGGACGACGAACTCAATAAAAAGTACAACCTAGCTTCGGCCAACTCCATCAATATTTCACGCCTCATTCCGCAGTCGTTTTATTATTTCCGCGCGTATGCCCAAGTGAAACAATTGGGTTTGCCTGTGGTGTTTTCGGTGCCAAGCGGAAACTTTGGCAACTTGAGCGCTGGGCTTTTGGCGTATCGGATGGGCTTACCCGTGGCGCATTTTATTGCCACCACCAACCGCAACAACGTCGTTCCTAATTATTTGTCGAACGGGAATTATGCGCCTGTGCCGTCGGTTGAAACCATTTCTAACGCCATGGACGTAGGCAATCCAAGTAATTTTGTGCGAATGACCCGCTTTTTTGGCGACGAGTGGCCCAAAGTAAAACAAGACATTTCGGGTTTTTGGTTTAATGATGACCAAACCAAAGCCGCCATGCGCGAGGTGTATGACCGCACGGGCTACTTAATGTGTCCACATACGGCCGTGGCTTATTTAGGTTTAAAAGAATACACGAACCTAACTCAAAAAGAAGTAGCAGGAGTATTTTTGTCAACGGCGCATTATGCCAAATTCTTAAACGTCGTGGAAGAAGCGTTGGGCACTGGCGACGTCGAAATTCCGACGCGTTTGTCTGATTTGCTTAGTAAAGAAAAAGTAGCAACCCCAATGACCAAACAGTTTGCTGATTTCAAAGCCTATTTGTTGGGATAA
- a CDS encoding GNAT family N-acetyltransferase — MNIIVARTSEHYLEAVELFKEYATSLGIDLQFQKFDNELQILPTMYGPPVGELWLLEEDDSFVGCAALRKLDESICELKRMYIRPTYRGKRWGRELMDVALQTAQSLGYHTMRLDSLQRLEAAVKLYTSYGFQPISPYNFNPEADVVYFEKNLHS; from the coding sequence ATGAATATCATCGTTGCTCGAACTTCTGAACACTACCTTGAGGCCGTCGAACTCTTCAAAGAGTACGCCACCAGCCTTGGCATTGATTTGCAGTTTCAGAAGTTCGACAACGAACTCCAAATCCTTCCGACCATGTATGGCCCACCTGTCGGCGAGTTGTGGTTGTTGGAAGAAGACGACAGTTTTGTAGGCTGTGCTGCCCTGCGAAAACTAGATGAAAGCATTTGTGAACTAAAACGAATGTATATCCGCCCTACTTACCGAGGTAAGCGCTGGGGGCGAGAATTGATGGACGTTGCGCTCCAAACCGCTCAATCATTGGGCTACCATACCATGCGTTTAGACAGCCTACAACGCTTGGAAGCTGCCGTAAAATTATATACTTCCTACGGCTTTCAGCCAATCTCTCCTTATAATTTCAATCCAGAGGCGGACGTAGTGTATTTTGAGAAAAATCTCCATTCCTAG